From the genome of Nymphalis io chromosome 26, ilAglIoxx1.1, whole genome shotgun sequence:
TAGTTTCTTCGGCGAATTGGTTTCGTAATTTAAACATAGAAATCTGACAATCTAGAGTCGAGATGAtgagttagaacacgtgaatcttaagcagAGATTGCGGGTTCATaatccactgaattttcatgtgcttgtttTGTGTCTATTATTCCACTCATGCTCGGCGCTGAAGGACAACATCGTCAGGAAATCTGGAAATGTGAATGAAATTCTTTCTAATGTGTATCCGTGGGTATGTGTGGGTATGTGGGTAATATGTAGCAGTGGGTAATTGTTTGTTTAAGTAATTTTGTTGGTGTAGCGATTATCTATAGTATAGTTAAATCTTTACAAAAACATCTGTGAGATCACAAGTCAAGATGATGATGACGTCATTATTACTGATTTTTGTCACGGCATTTATTCTTAACGGTGACTAGCCAACTGTACTGTATTGTATCTGCCGCGAAATGTAGACACGTGGTCCAATCTCTATtctttcactctcataattcgatgggactcCAAATCCGACACGTATGAGTTCAAGCTCAGGACAGACGACTTTACATTCATACCTAATAGTAGTTTCTATATATATGTTTCTATTTAGCCTTGCCAGtcgaaagtaattattaaaatgacatgAAGAGGAAAATTACTTTGATAATACATTaccataaaaaagtatttaataaatactacagtGTAAAATGCTTTGGCTGGTTCAGCtcgatataaattaatacatataaaatgacgCAACTAATGTGCTTTTAAATACCTATATGCACGTACATTTTGATTGAAattcgttataatattaaagtaatttgaaattatgattattattttatactctgttaattcaaataaattgtttatattggTATGAAATAaggaaaaacacattttaaattgcaattactAGTCGGTGTTATTATAATGGCTTTTAATGAAActattcaaaacaaaacataagGTTATATTCCGCTAATTTAAATACTTGTATCGATTATAACTTTCACATTATTATTGacataatacatattgtatcttaatttgtgtttatctcgtgcttgacggtgaaggaaaacatcgtgaggaaacctgcatgtgtctaatttcattgaaattctgccacatgtgtattcctcccaacccgcattggagcagcgtggtggaataagctccaaaccttctcctcaaaagggagaagaggccttagcccagcagtggaacattaacaggctgttactgtactgtgacatattataatattaaaaataaaaatagttcacCTAAAAAAATGCCAGAGTAAACAGTTACATGTAatggtatatatgtacatagaaaaatatatatttatacgatttaaattttaggacatattattgtaagtaataaagctaaacaaaatttaataccaACTAATTAGATTTCACCATCCTTATTTTCGTGCAATTTTGCATGAATACGAACCATATCATCAGACCCAAAACGACCGTGACTACATTATATacttagaatatttaataatatcatagaaCAAGTCacatttgatattattgtgcactTGCGATTATCTGCGCGCGCGCATTATTTTCTCGCTTCTGTAACGGAAGTATAGTTTAGATAGTGAcccttatttaattgtttatgatattaattactatttaccgattagatttttttttcctgtttacacgattaatattatttttacatttattattttaaataccaatAATGGTTAGCTCTGTACGAATAACTAcgaatgaattatatacatCTCGTTTGGATTTCGTTAAATTTTTGGCACACTTACACTATTGTGTAATATCTACATAACTCAACATATATAGCTGAacagatttgtttgtttgtttgaacgctACTGAAGATATAACAggccgatttaaaaaaaatttttactacGTTTTAGTCTACTATACCAAGCAGTCGAAACGCGGGTACGGGatagcattataatatattctaaaacaCAATGATctaggtaataaaatattttctatgaatGAGTTCCTTGGTATGTATTATCTTATAGTCGAGAACTTTTACTTATATCATGCAATACTGCGTGATCTAAGTTGGCCGGTTACAAATTAATCACGATGGACTACGCAGATACAGATACTTTTAGATGCAAAAGTGAAAAGTACCCGCGGTAACTTAGGCTTTTTACCTGATGGGAAgtaatcaccaccgcccataaacattgacactaaaaatattaacaattatattgcCTATACGCCATCAATGTCCCGTGTGCctttaataacactggctcactcaaccttcaaactggaacacaacaatattcagTCCAGAGGAGCTGGCACAAAGCTCAACCAAGTATAAAAATAAGGctaacaaattaagcatttaaaattacgtaaatatgttaaatatgctGTTTCATATGCATTCACTGGCCAAACTTATGTATAACTTagattgtatgtatataacattttagttaagTACTTTACGTGGTTTGCTTCAAAACTTTACAATACCAAGAACATTTAGTCAATTTAATGGTATGTGTATGGtatataaacaacaatattatgtagaGTTAAGAATGTACTGCGATAACCTCAACGACATAGAaagataatacataattaataattaacacattaaaaaacacatattattaataattttcttttatataaattacaacatATGATATTCCGATTACGCATTCTCAACGGAAAATAGTACACACTACACTAGTAAATACTACACAGTGCAtgagtgtgtacgcaaacacagatggACTCTCTAATCCCTCTCATGATCCGATATGTCCATAGAGAGTTAAGTTGCAGGTTCAAAGGTTTACATACTTTTCGAGGCACCAGAGTTAACTTCCACAATTCTTTGAACCGAAACacctatttactttttattaaagtacTAATAGATCTATAGACGTACATTCTAGCCACGAGAGTAAGGAGCAAtgggtatatatattatatatcacataaGAACAAACTactgtattttatgtatatataattcatcacTGAAGAAATGCAGGTTGCATGTGTCAAAACAACTTCtgtcaattaatataaacacaaattaagcacatgaaaatgcaagTTTTGAAGCTACAATGAACCACTCTTTCAAATCTATCAAGCAATTCGGAAAATTCTGTACATCAGCGTAACAGCTGAAAcagcattataaaaaaaactttaagctCGTCTGTAAAAAAATTAGACAAGCAGTTCATCCAGCAGGTGTTCATACAAACTACAACTTCCCTTTCCaacttatacataaatttaacacaCAATATAATCTGCTGCATTCCTACTCCCACtcaaaatatctaataatttcaTATCTTTATCCTGATGACATCatctttaatattaagttatttcaatttcaacTCTATTTTAAACTAAACAAGTTATATTTTAGCAATTTACTTTTCagattttttacattacaaatattgaTCTTAAGTTCATATCAAGtatgaatatttatgttattttgttaaatacttatttgaatgctgttaattatcatttatacatataataaaaatgtatctgaATCCTGTCTttacattgaaaattttatagaatgttttttctaatagaaaaatataaaagtccTTGTCTGTCTGTTACCATACTATGACAAAACACTTGatggattttgatgaaatttgtctCAGTCAACATACAgaacattgttattataatatatatatatagttcatatatatatatatagttcatatatatatatatagttcaagCTAAAATCATGCTGAAACTAAATAGTTTAAGAAActaatttacaaaatagttttacctctgttaaaaaaataaagtttatttactattaaccCGCTGAGTTTtgttcgccggttcttctcagagctgggtatttcttttccgaaccagtGATAGTATctggtttgactatcaataagcaagtgtaatgctttattaaagtttaattttgattcCAGGTATATTACAAACTTAATGCAAGTGAAACTATGGGGTACTTATAATCAATAATGATTCAGTAGAAAgctaattcaaataataatagtttagtaAATTAGAAAGAAACCATATTAGTTTTGTGAAATGTTTGCAAGATTAGGTcatagtatttaaaatagtttctacagagaaaacaaataaatatgttaaataatcaCTAATTCTTATCCATTTAGTAATAggtgaataatttttttcttacataatatattttataatatttctactcAAGTAAACACAAGCTTTTTCACAATTTgaacaattacttttaatattttaaattatatattgtgtctGATTGATCAAAGTTTGAGAGTAATGGAAAAAAAATCCATGATGTccaatgaaaattgtaatattacatcTGTATTAGCATTTAAACATTTCTATAGCAAGATTTGTAGTATTTGTATGTCTAAGGTCATTTTActgtaactttttattaatattaaagtgttTTGACCTCTGGGTATAAATAAACTGCCTTTTAATCACTATTTCCTGTCCCTaaatgtgttaaaaaaatactaatttcaaTACGATTTATAGTCCTTGGAGCCATATGTGTTGAATAGAacctaatatttgtttttaattaatatattttattctatgtatattgatttatttattttattaataatatgtaattttgattaaaatatattaatgaataaaactcatttttaataattatatgatccAGGGTAAATAGTCGAATGTATAAATGAATTTCAGAAGGTCAGTTGCAATCAATATACACATTCAGACAGTGTTTCACACTTTGACTTAACTTCCTAACAAACTGAAAACAACATTAACAATAAAAGGATCTTTATAACGCAAACATAAGACGCTCTTACATTTACGTAGTGCACGAGCTAAAAATAACACGATAGAAGCCCTACACAGAAGAATGCAGACGATTTTACTTCGTTGCAGATAAAAGTTCAAAGCACCGACCGTGATATCATCGTTTCCTGGTCGAAAACCCCACCGCTCCATTAATTAATGATGAATAAACACCGCCCAACCTTGATATGGGCCACCACGGTGCCTTGGTATACTCACAAAGCAAAACTTCGATGAGATGACATCAAACTACAGAGGTCATTTTAACACTCAAGACTAAATCGTAAAATCACTGATCACCAAGATATTTCAACGTCACTGTGGCTGATGTCACgttagaagaaaaaaattattaagatttatttttacgtaAATTTATCAAACACTACAGCGAAAAGACAATCTCAGACCATTTTTGACGTTTTTCCATATACGGAGTTGCCACTTTTTAATGTTAACTGTTAAGTGGATTTATTgctacacaaaataataattaatttattttataaatataaactgctcaatttagaattaaataagatttaattactAAGCTATTGatatttatgacattttttataaaaacaagtatAATATGGTGCTCATCAAGCTATGAATAATAACTAGGTACCTACCTAAAGAGTAAAATGAAACgtcaaagaaaatgaaaattgcCCTTGCTATCAGTCAGTAATTtgtcaaattttcaaaatatgaaGTGATCTGTAATGATTTAGATGTTgattgtgtaatatattaattctaattgtttattcttttgtaaaaaGTGATTGCttgattattttgaatattcataaataaaccgGCATAGGTTATGAACTTGTTAGGGTTAACAGATTAACCTtcgttattatgttttaaaacataCCGATATTCTGTAacccttaatattattataaaagtgatcAACACCATGTCGAGAATATTGAATCATCGTATGAGGTAACAATAACTTATTtacatgttaaaataaaaaaaaaattatatgaaacttAAGTGTATAGTCGATGTATAAGCTCAAATTTCAATAACGTTTctcaatattttcaataactatattaaagtttaaagtaaaaaataattaaatatatttacatatatattataataaaagttttcgatcttataatattaagtcaCATTTAGCCCATAAATGTCCTACTATTCAGCGAACGCTTCTCTTTAGAAGAAAAGACAGATACTTTCACACTGACATCCTATGAAACGATAAAATCTGCCTAATTGCAACTGATTTTCTGCAATATTTATGTTAACtgttaagaaaacaataaaaactatgGCTTAATCAAATCAGAGGAGTTGGCCCATAAGCtgaatttttacttatataatcctagtaataaataaataccttgtacatcattgtaataattataaacaatagtcgagatggcctagttgttagaacgcgtgaatcttaaccgatgatcgtgggtacaaacccaggcaagcactactgaattttcatgtgcttaatttgtgtttataattcatctcgtgcttgacggtgaaggaaaacatcgtgaggaaacctgcatgtgtctaatttcattgaaattctgtcacatgtgtattctaccaacctgcattggagcagtgtggtagaataagctccaaaccttctcctcaaaagggaaaggaggtcttagcccagcagtgggacattaacaggctgttactgtagtgtacattgtaataatcattaaatttttgattttaatcCTAATAATCTGTTTGTTTGATTTCAGGTCATCTCTCAAAAAGCCGTCATTCACATGTGTAGATAAAAGAGCTGTCGCCTTCTCTATATATACTGGACGTAGTCTACTTCTCCACAAACCGATAGACCCCAGTCACATTCCTAGAAGAAAATATGGAATGTTGGTAGCAAGGGCTGTAAGGGGTATACTTAAAATTAGGTATTTAATACTTGGTGGTGCTGTAGGAGGAGGCATGACATTAAATAAggtatcattaatttattattgaatattatacgtAAAAGCATAAAGTATTTGGAAAATGATtctaatgtaatattatgtcatttatagaaaaattatatcatactCTTAAAAGCTATGTTCCATTTTTGATACCAATTCtcttcttctttcttctttgttcaaaccctcttcccagtacagctggggtcgggtctccttgtacatctgcgccagagagctctgttctgggttgtctgtgtactcagattctctttctgggcctctttttgtatgtttgaccaccaggttgcgggcagtcgccctcttccccgcggtcggtccgggatatttaaggctttcttgatagGATGATCATCGTCTCAGGATATGGCTGTACCAGCGCAGTCGACATTCCTTTAATTtgataccaatatttttattaattttaatatcaacagTAGATAgtttaaattcttatatttatattctcagAAATATGTTGAATGGAAAGATGGTCTGCCAGATATGGGGTGGCTAAATGAGATACTCCCCGACAATGATCAATGGGACAAGTTCACAACAACCCTGATTAATGCGAAAGAAAAGATTGGTGACCAGTTACAGATAGGTATGTACTCTGAAAATGTGAGAACATTGTGATCATATTCAAGTAATCATGCACAACATGGCCTAGTATCGGTATTTATAGTACATTTCAATAATTCACTAAATTTCAGTGTTTtagttttagaataaaattgattgaatattttttttttgttttaaagttgTGTTTATTCTTTCTAATTGAAAATAGTAGTTAAATAACACAGTTTGATCTTAAATGTGATAGTCTTTTTTTATGTCTAGTACTGGTGTGTATTGGTCACTAGAAATAGATCTTTCATGTTCATTAGTAAACCAGAATAGGATATTTAGTATAGCCTGTTCCAACCAAAAGAGGAGTAAaccaaaaaaaacaactttgacaccgaagTGACGTGCCATTATTGGTATTAGGCGTAGACCTtgaataatctaaaatattcaCTATAGCTTCGAGATAAATTGGAGTTTTCAATGTCCgtgaagttgtaatcggaacttcgaaagttaaattaatgtgagTTAAATGTaacagtgttgtattataaatgaaggtATATTAATCTAGAATCTAGTTGTTTGTTTTGTccataatacagcagaacaattatcAATTCGCatgtaatttgtaaatctatggtttgtttacctttactcctcCGATTGGGATAGGGTATAATTTCGAATACTTTTATGATTACACAATGCAGTCAGTGATGTCCACCGGTTCAGATAACAAGTGAGCAGAGCTTAAAGGCAGTGTTTAAGTAAACTGGTTGCTAGCATGACCGAGTGTGTACCACTAGGTCCACTGACGCTGTCGCTGACCTCAGATCCTCGTCTGCGCGAGGCGGGGTTGGCGCGCGCGGCTGAACTGCGCGGCTGGCTCGCGCAGCGGTACGAAGATGCGGTTGCGGCTGCTGCTACTAACAATGCCAGTCACATTGGTGAGTCTGCCAGTTATACATATTGAGTACACAGGTATATACCTACATAATGCATCAAggtggtttactggtggtagggctttgtgcaagctcgtctgggtaggtaccacccactcatcagatattctaccgcaaaacagcaatacttgatattgttgtgttccggtttgaagggtgagtgagccagtgtaattacaggcacaagggacataaaatcttagttcccaaggttggtggcgcattggatatgtaagcgatggttgacatttcttacaatgccaatgtctaagagcgttggtgaccacttaccatcaggtggcccatatgctcgtccgccttccttttctataaaaaaaaaaaaaataaaataaaaaaaaaaaaaaaaaaaaaaaggtataaggATGGGACTTAGATACAATAAAACATCTGTAATGATGATCGAATACTGAGTATATTTAGTCCATTACACATTATTGTAAGCACGCACCCAAGCATACACATCTAATACATCACAAAGGTAAGTATATCTTATTCATGGGAAAGCTGATTTCTAAAATCACAATCATTTTATCCAGGTAGGTTTAAATCgaatttatgtgtttatattcttattcttaattatgtacagtaacagtaacagcctgtaaatgtcccactgctgggctaaggcctcctctccctttttttttgaggagaaggtttggagcttattccaccacgctgctccagtgcgggttggtggaatacacatgtggcagaatttcagtgaaattaggcacatgcaggtttcctcacgatgttttccttcaccgtaaagcacgagatgaattataattacaaattaagcacatgaaaagtcagtggtgcttgcccgggcttgaacccacgatcatcggttaagattcacgcgttcttaccactgggccatctcggctctaattatctaattatgtaacatttgtaaataagtgtaagtatataaaatacattattatatgggTTTTGTTTGTAGTCTATACATGTTTGCCTAATGTTCCTTGTTGTaagtgtgaaataaaaaataagtactccgatatatatgaactatatttaataacgatttaaatttaagaatacacGTGCGTTAGAGGCGAAATTCGGATAGTGACTCTTGAGCGCGTTAGCATGCAGGGAACATTatacaaactaataaaaaatcctAACGTGCAATCATAAATGAATGTAGTATACACACGCTATCATtatcatcaattatttttaatatatcttgtaAAATTACCATTCTAAAGAAATAATGCTGCTGCActtccataaaaaatatatatatttattcatacatatattttttttcttcttatgtATATACACACTGTAGCTcagtgttatttataataaaaaaatatttaattaaatatcccCCAAATTAAACCACGCCTTAATTATTGCATtttgttaacaaataataaatttaaaaaatatatctcacATTATATGACACATAACTCAGGGTGGTTAAATGactgagttttgaaaacatttttaaacgttAATTAGGTGACATTTCTCTATTCACAGAACCAGCCCCAAAGATTGTGAACAACTTACAGAGTAAACCTGCACCACCTCAATCCAGTCATTCTTCCTCTGAGGAAGCCGCTGCATAtggtaattatgttttttttttaccatattTAGTTATGTTAAGCAAAGAAAGTTATATAAAGTTTGAAAGCTTAATTATAGTGTagtttttaattcgttttatataaGATGTTCAAGTCGAATAGGGttctattatgaatatttatcaagaaatatttatacagcaaatattaatatcatatatctATATCTAGAAAATACATGGAATGTGTAAATCTAAGGTGTGCTTATCTGTACACATCATCTATACACTTGCTGGCAttatgagccggttggcgtggttggtagaacacttgcctttcacgccgaaggttgtgggttcgattcccacccaggacagacatttgtgtgcatgaacatgtctgtttgtcctgagtctgggtgtaattatctatataagtatgtatttacaaaagaaaagtagtatatgtagtatatcagttgtctggtttccatagtacaagctttgtacaagcttaatttgggatcagatggccgtgtgtgaaaaatgtcccaggatattattattattattgaattttactattattattagtagctacgacatttatcgacgagcatatggaccaccttatggtaagtgatcaccaacgcccatagacattggcattgtaagaaatgttaaccatcgcttacttcgccaatgcgccaccaaccttgggaactaagatgttatgtccctggtgtctgtaattacactggctcactcacccttcaaaccggatcacaacaataccgagtattgctgttttgcggtagaatatctgatgagtgggtggtacctacccagaagagcttgcacaaagccctaccaccagtaaacgctACAACacagtataataatattgtagttaCTAATAAGTATCAAAtctatagaataatttaattaacaaaactgacatgatatattttaattagtaatcaaTAATTTCCGATATCATCCAAAACAGAAAAAAGAGTGCACGCCTTACAACAGGAAGTACTTACGCTGCAAGCTCGCTACCAGCGGGAGCTGCAAAGACTTGAACAAGAGAATAGGGAGTTGAGGCAGCAGAACATGCTGCTTAGGCAGGGTAGGCAACCACCAGCCAAGAAGATGAAGGTAAGCTATCCACTCATTTCCTCatcttcaataattttattgatctcAAATTTACATCCTTTAAGGAGTATGATATGTTCgtataaaacacattattatgTCAAGCTGTATGTTACAGCGCTCGCTTATCGACATGTACTCCGCCGTGTTGGACGAGCTGGCGGGCTGGGAGGCGGGCGAGGCAGGCAGACTGCCGCGAGTGGTGGTGGTGGGCGACCAGTCCGCAGGAAAAACCTCCGTGCTAGAGATGATCGCGCAGGCCAGGATATTCCCCCGGGGCGCTGGAGAGATGTGCACCAGGTGAGTACCGTGAGGGTAGTGGAAGATGacggtattaataaaaataatcgactACAGCTCTTTCTTGTGTTAATAGTTGCTTTGAAGCATCTTTGAAGGTGGTCATGCCATggtaaaatttatgtatttattttataaatgtctaaaacatacgaaatttatgtatattttttatagctagTGGTAAATAAAAGGCCATTATTTATCAGGCTatcaatatttgatttttagtAGAAAttgttttgattgttttaatcttttattaaagACACTTaatgtttgatatatttttaaagtatttaatttactgtgacaatatttaatatcgttattctgaatcaaatttaatcatgttatgcaataagtaaaacttaattctaTTTGAATTCTGCTAGCAGCGCCAACTGTGAACAGACTGTGTTAGAataatgtgtttatataatttgtgttatatatatattaatgtaaaattcaataaaatattaggtatattttaaGAGTTGTTttgcagtaattcaatttgtctgttgTTACGCATGAATAAAAGACGGttgaattactaaaattaaaaaagaagaaattgTGTGTGAAAACTTCGGAAGATGTATCATCTTAGGTCTGTGCAAGTATGCCTGTGCTCTGTGCCCGTGTCCGCTTCTATGATTACGGTCATGTATATAATTCCGATAATTcaattagtagttttattctTTCAGGGCACCCGTGAAGGTGACACTGTCGGAGGGTCCATACCACGTGGCGCAGTTCAGAGACTCCTCCCGGGAATTCGACCTCAACAAGGAGGCGGATCTCGCAGATCTTCGCAAGTGAGTATCGCGCTCGCGTATGACGCGCGCGACGCCCGTGACGTAACCGCCCGCGCCCGCAGGGACGTGGAGCTGCGCATGCGCAACAGCGTGCGCGGCGGTCGCACCGTGTCCAGTGACGTCATCGCCATGTCGGTGCGCGGGCCCGGCCTGCCGCGCATGGTGCTCGTGGACCTGCCCGGCGTCATCTCCGTGAGTAGCGACCGCGACCGACCCCCCCCCCGGCCCGCCCCCACTCACCCGCGGCTCCGCTTGCAGACGCAGACGGTGGACATGGCGGCCGACACGCGCGACGCCATCAAGCAGATGACCAAGCAGTACATGGACAATCCCAATGCCATCATTCTGTGTATACAGGTCTGTATATTACACATTTTGACGACTTTACGGTTCACTTGGAACTAAAACGGTAGGGCATGACCGTCTGGgtatacataacatcttattttccaAGGCTGGTTGGCCATTTCTCGCAGTGCCAttgcggtgaccacttactatcaggtagccTTGCCAGTTGAATGGCAAAGTTGatcaaataacttaataataataatatcctgggacatttttcgcacacggccatgtgatcccaaattaagcttatacagagcttgtgctatggaaaccagacaactgataaactacgtatactacttttttttgtaaatacatacttatataaataattacactcagactcaggacaaacagacatgttcatgcacacaaatgtctgtcctgggtgtgaatcgaacccacaaccttcggcgtgaaaggcaagccaaccggctcgtcgacgTCTTAGTGGCTCATACGCTACCTCTAAAGTGATCTCTCAATGTaatgttttactaaaatttcaattagtaacatgttacataattaattaattttactttattgcaGCATGctgtatattattactatataattttcAGGACGGCTCTGTGGATGCGGAACGAAGCAACGTGACGGACTTAGTGGCGTCCTGCGACCCCCAGGGCAAGCGAACGATCTTTGTTCTCACTAAAGTGGATCTCGCCGAGGAAAACCTCGCCAACCCCAACCGGGTGAATTGCGCGGGCTCATGTTGTTACTAAGCGATACATCtgttcgaaataaaataattatactttgttAAACAGATTCGTCGTATCTTGGAGGGGAAGCTATTCCCGAT
Proteins encoded in this window:
- the LOC126778441 gene encoding dynamin-like 120 kDa protein, mitochondrial isoform X2; amino-acid sequence: MSRILNHRMRSSLKKPSFTCVDKRAVAFSIYTGRSLLLHKPIDPSHIPRRKYGMLVARAVRGILKIRYLILGGAVGGGMTLNKKYVEWKDGLPDMGWLNEILPDNDQWDKFTTTLINAKEKIGDQLQIGPLTLSLTSDPRLREAGLARAAELRGWLAQRYEDAVAAAATNNASHIEPAPKIVNNLQSKPAPPQSSHSSSEEAAAYEKRVHALQQEVLTLQARYQRELQRLEQENRELRQQNMLLRQGRQPPAKKMKRSLIDMYSAVLDELAGWEAGEAGRLPRVVVVGDQSAGKTSVLEMIAQARIFPRGAGEMCTRAPVKVTLSEGPYHVAQFRDSSREFDLNKEADLADLRKDVELRMRNSVRGGRTVSSDVIAMSVRGPGLPRMVLVDLPGVISTQTVDMAADTRDAIKQMTKQYMDNPNAIILCIQDGSVDAERSNVTDLVASCDPQGKRTIFVLTKVDLAEENLANPNRIRRILEGKLFPMKALGYYAVVTGRSRKDDSIQSIREYEERFFSSSKLFKTGMVAAAQVTTRNLALGVADCFWRMVRDSVEQQADAFKAMRFNLETEWKNTFPRTRELDRDELFERARAELLDQSAELSAVAAPAWELRLQAALWASAADHVFADIYLPAAAHAHADMDKFNTTVDIKLREWAEGSLSAQAVRAGREALREEFEALLARGGDADPAYEAVKRAAVDEALARHQWEERALDVLRVLQLSALQDGCVRSRADWDAAVALMDDALRDRLRAVDAELRALTGPGFRERWLRWTSSTEEQQRRAHVRQELEQLGAARPSLTYDEVVAVRDNLRRRGIEVDNDYIRETWKPVYLKNFLTRAQARARDCKKSFYLYSQQNGSEGTCSEVVMFWRVCGALRASANALRQQISNREAARLDRELREVLDEMAADPDLKKKLISGRRVELAEELKRVRQVQEKLEEFIEALNKEK
- the LOC126778441 gene encoding dynamin-like 120 kDa protein, mitochondrial isoform X1, with the protein product MSRILNHRMRSSLKKPSFTCVDKRAVAFSIYTGRSLLLHKPIDPSHIPRRKYGMLVARAVRGILKIRYLILGGAVGGGMTLNKKYVEWKDGLPDMGWLNEILPDNDQWDKFTTTLINAKEKIGDQLQIGPLTLSLTSDPRLREAGLARAAELRGWLAQRYEDAVAAAATNNASHIEPAPKIVNNLQSKPAPPQSSHSSSEEAAAYEKRVHALQQEVLTLQARYQRELQRLEQENRELRQQNMLLRQGRQPPAKKMKRSLIDMYSAVLDELAGWEAGEAGRLPRVVVVGDQSAGKTSVLEMIAQARIFPRGAGEMCTRAPVKVTLSEGPYHVAQFRDSSREFDLNKEADLADLRKDVELRMRNSVRGGRTVSSDVIAMSVRGPGLPRMVLVDLPGVISTQTVDMAADTRDAIKQMTKQYMDNPNAIILCIQDGSVDAERSNVTDLVASCDPQGKRTIFVLTKVDLAEENLANPNRIRRILEGKLFPMKALGYYAVVTGRSRKDDSIQSIREYEERFFSSSKLFKTGMVAAAQVTTRNLALGVADCFWRMVRDSVEQQADAFKAMRFNLETEWKNTFPRTRELDRDELFERARAELLDQSAELSAVAAPAWELRLQAALWASAADHVFADIYLPAAAHAHADMDKFNTTVDIKLREWAEGSLSAQAVRAGREALREEFEALLARGGDADPAYEAVKRAAVDEALARHQWEERALDVLRVLQLSALQDGCVRSRADWDAAVALMDDALRDRLRAVDAELRALTGPGFRERWLRWTSSTEEQQRRAHVRQELEQLGAARPSLTYDEVVAVRDNLRRRGIEVDNDYIRETWKPVYLKNFLTRAQARARDCKKSFYLYSQQNGSEGTKECSEVVMFWRVCGALRASANALRQQISNREAARLDRELREVLDEMAADPDLKKKLISGRRVELAEELKRVRQVQEKLEEFIEALNKEK